From a region of the Paraburkholderia hospita genome:
- the purL gene encoding phosphoribosylformylglycinamidine synthase produces MAHFSCFPGASALSDFRQTRLLDTLSRIDTNIVGVRGQYLHFVNSQTPLAAEDSAKIEALMHYGDPFDAGKDKGAVETFLVVPRFGTVSPWASKATDIALHCGLTHVRRIERGIEYTVVLKSGLLGGKKALSDEARAAVVAALHDRMTESVAPSRDHAMHLFDELPAKALQTVAVLTDGRKALEQANTELGLALAEDEIDYLVDAFTKLGRNPTDVELMMFAQANSEHCRHKIFNASWTIDGEAQDISLFNMIRNTEKLNPQGTIVAYSDNSSIMVGGMAERWFPRKADDASEPGERYGRHTELTHTLMKVETHNHPTAISPFPGAATGAGGEIRDEGATGRGARPKAGLTGFTVSNLDLPDAREPWENARDTTQPIGHRNAADQFDTYGRPDRIASPLQIMIDGPLGGAAFNNEFGRPNLGGYFRTYEQNVAGRVRGYHKPIMIAGGLGNISDQHTHKHDLPAGSLLIQIGGPGMRIGMGGGAASSMATGTNTAELDFDSVQRGNPEIERRAQEVINSCWQLGAGNPILSIHDVGAGGLSNAFPELVDGADKGALFELRKVQLEESGLSPREIWSNEAQERYVLAIPPSRLEEFAAICERERCPFAVVGTATEERLLKLIDADLTDAGAHQPVDMPMEVLLGKPPRMHRDVTRVSTPLQPVDVTHVALHEAAVNVLRHPTVASKSFLITIGDRSVGGTTARDQMVGPWQVPVADCAITTVDYAGFRGEAMTMAERTPLAVIDAPASGRMAVGEVVTNIAAAPIASLDKLKLSANWMAACGSPGEDAALYDTVKAIGMELCPALGIGIPVGKDSLSMRTKWADGDVEKEVVAPVSLIISAFAPVEDVRRHLTPQLLSLKEAGETVLIAIDLGRGKHRLGGSILAQVTQQVGDTVPDVDDPEDLKRFFAAIQALNADGKLLAYHDRSDGGLWATVCEMAFAGHVGVSLNVDMLTLDPNHEFDYGDAKDWAKQTSGRREDRTIRALFNEELGAVVQVRAGDRDAVLAVLREHGLSACSHVVGKPNERDMVEIYRDAKKIFDAPRAELHRTWSEVSWRISRLRDNPACADAEFDALLDASDPGIQPHLSFDPVEDVAAPFIGKGARPRVAILREQGVNSHLETAYAFDRAGFDAHDVHMSDLLSGRATLADFAGAVACGGFSYGDVLGAGEGWAKTIRFNAQLADMFAAFFGRNDTFALGICNGCQMMSSLASMIPGADAWPKFTRNKSEKFEARFSLVEVQSSPSIFFAGMEGSRIPVAVAHGEGFADFSQQGDMGRVAVAMKYVDHRGQSTEQYPFNPNGSPAGITSVTTPDGRFTVVMPHTERVHRNVQMSWHPDAWKQSATDGSPWMRVFQNARKWLG; encoded by the coding sequence ATGGCTCACTTCTCGTGTTTCCCCGGCGCTTCGGCCCTCTCCGATTTCCGTCAAACCCGCCTGCTCGACACGTTGTCGCGCATCGACACCAACATCGTCGGCGTGCGCGGCCAGTATCTGCATTTCGTGAACTCGCAGACGCCGCTTGCCGCGGAAGATAGCGCGAAGATCGAAGCGCTGATGCATTACGGCGATCCGTTCGACGCCGGCAAGGACAAGGGTGCCGTCGAAACCTTCCTCGTCGTGCCGCGCTTTGGCACCGTGTCGCCGTGGGCGAGCAAGGCCACGGACATCGCGCTTCATTGCGGCTTGACGCATGTGCGGCGCATCGAGCGCGGCATCGAGTACACGGTCGTGCTGAAAAGCGGGCTGCTCGGCGGCAAGAAGGCGCTGTCGGACGAGGCGCGTGCCGCCGTCGTCGCGGCGCTGCATGACCGGATGACGGAAAGCGTCGCGCCGTCGCGCGATCACGCGATGCACCTGTTCGACGAACTGCCCGCCAAGGCGCTGCAAACGGTCGCGGTGCTGACGGACGGCCGCAAGGCGCTGGAGCAGGCGAACACGGAACTGGGCCTGGCGCTCGCCGAGGACGAAATCGACTATCTCGTCGACGCCTTCACGAAGCTCGGCCGCAATCCGACCGACGTCGAACTGATGATGTTCGCGCAGGCCAACAGCGAGCACTGCCGCCACAAGATCTTCAACGCAAGCTGGACGATCGACGGCGAGGCGCAGGACATCTCGCTGTTCAACATGATCCGCAACACCGAAAAGCTCAACCCGCAAGGCACGATCGTCGCGTACTCGGACAACTCGTCGATCATGGTGGGCGGCATGGCCGAGCGCTGGTTCCCGCGCAAGGCAGACGACGCCAGCGAGCCGGGCGAGCGCTATGGCCGTCACACCGAATTGACGCATACGCTGATGAAGGTGGAGACGCACAACCACCCGACGGCCATCTCGCCGTTCCCGGGCGCCGCAACGGGCGCGGGCGGCGAAATCCGCGATGAAGGCGCGACGGGCCGCGGCGCGCGTCCGAAGGCGGGTCTGACGGGTTTCACGGTGTCGAACCTCGATCTGCCCGACGCGCGCGAGCCGTGGGAAAACGCCCGCGACACCACGCAGCCTATCGGTCATCGCAACGCTGCCGACCAGTTCGACACGTACGGCCGCCCGGACCGCATCGCGTCGCCGTTGCAGATCATGATCGACGGGCCGCTCGGCGGCGCCGCGTTCAACAACGAATTCGGCCGTCCGAACCTCGGCGGCTACTTCCGCACGTACGAGCAGAACGTTGCGGGCCGCGTGCGCGGCTATCACAAGCCGATCATGATCGCGGGCGGCCTCGGCAACATCTCCGACCAGCACACGCACAAGCACGATCTGCCCGCCGGCTCGCTGCTGATCCAGATCGGCGGTCCCGGCATGCGTATCGGCATGGGTGGCGGCGCGGCGAGCTCGATGGCGACGGGCACGAACACAGCCGAACTCGACTTCGACTCCGTCCAGCGCGGCAACCCGGAAATCGAGCGACGCGCGCAGGAAGTGATCAACTCGTGCTGGCAACTCGGCGCGGGCAATCCGATCCTGAGCATCCACGACGTCGGCGCGGGCGGTTTGTCGAATGCGTTCCCGGAACTCGTCGACGGTGCGGACAAGGGTGCGCTGTTCGAGCTGCGCAAGGTCCAGTTGGAAGAAAGCGGACTGTCGCCGCGCGAAATCTGGTCGAATGAAGCGCAAGAGCGTTACGTGCTGGCCATTCCGCCGTCGCGCCTCGAAGAATTTGCGGCGATCTGCGAGCGCGAGCGTTGCCCGTTCGCGGTCGTCGGCACGGCGACCGAAGAGCGGCTGCTGAAGCTGATCGACGCCGACCTGACGGACGCGGGCGCGCACCAGCCCGTCGACATGCCGATGGAAGTCCTGCTCGGCAAGCCGCCGCGCATGCACCGCGACGTGACGCGCGTATCGACGCCGCTGCAGCCCGTCGACGTCACGCACGTCGCGTTGCACGAGGCGGCCGTCAACGTGCTGCGTCATCCGACCGTGGCAAGCAAGTCGTTCCTGATCACGATCGGCGACCGCTCGGTGGGCGGCACGACGGCGCGCGACCAGATGGTCGGCCCGTGGCAGGTGCCTGTCGCCGACTGCGCGATCACGACGGTCGATTACGCGGGCTTCCGCGGTGAAGCCATGACGATGGCCGAGCGCACGCCGCTCGCCGTGATCGACGCGCCCGCGTCGGGGCGCATGGCCGTCGGCGAAGTGGTGACGAATATTGCGGCGGCGCCGATTGCGTCGCTGGACAAACTGAAGCTGTCGGCGAACTGGATGGCGGCATGCGGCAGCCCGGGCGAAGACGCGGCGCTGTACGACACGGTGAAGGCGATCGGCATGGAACTGTGCCCGGCGCTCGGTATCGGTATTCCTGTCGGCAAGGATTCGCTGTCGATGCGCACGAAGTGGGCGGACGGCGACGTCGAGAAGGAAGTGGTCGCGCCCGTGTCGCTGATCATCTCGGCATTTGCGCCCGTCGAAGACGTGCGCCGTCATCTGACGCCGCAGCTGCTGAGCCTGAAGGAAGCGGGCGAGACGGTGCTGATCGCGATCGATCTGGGTCGTGGCAAGCATCGCCTTGGCGGCAGTATTCTCGCGCAGGTGACGCAGCAGGTCGGCGACACGGTGCCTGACGTCGACGATCCGGAAGATCTGAAGCGCTTCTTCGCGGCGATCCAGGCGCTCAACGCGGACGGCAAGCTGCTCGCGTACCACGACCGCTCGGACGGCGGGCTGTGGGCGACCGTTTGCGAAATGGCGTTCGCGGGCCACGTGGGCGTGTCGCTGAACGTCGACATGCTGACGCTCGACCCCAATCACGAATTCGATTACGGCGACGCGAAGGACTGGGCGAAGCAGACCAGTGGTCGCCGCGAAGACCGCACGATCCGCGCGCTCTTCAACGAAGAACTCGGCGCGGTGGTCCAGGTGCGTGCCGGCGATCGCGACGCGGTGCTTGCGGTACTGCGTGAACATGGCCTGTCGGCGTGCTCGCATGTGGTCGGCAAGCCGAATGAGCGCGACATGGTCGAAATCTACCGCGACGCGAAGAAGATTTTCGACGCGCCGCGTGCCGAGTTGCATCGCACGTGGAGCGAAGTGAGCTGGCGTATCTCGCGTCTGCGTGACAACCCCGCGTGCGCCGACGCGGAATTCGATGCGTTGCTCGACGCGTCGGACCCTGGCATCCAGCCGCATCTGTCGTTCGATCCCGTCGAGGATGTCGCTGCGCCGTTCATCGGCAAGGGCGCGCGTCCGCGCGTCGCGATTTTGCGGGAGCAGGGCGTGAACTCGCACCTCGAAACGGCGTATGCGTTCGACCGCGCCGGCTTCGATGCGCACGACGTTCACATGAGCGACCTGCTGTCCGGCCGCGCGACGCTTGCTGATTTTGCGGGTGCTGTTGCGTGTGGCGGTTTCTCATACGGTGACGTGCTGGGCGCGGGTGAGGGCTGGGCGAAGACGATTCGCTTCAACGCGCAGCTTGCCGATATGTTTGCTGCGTTCTTTGGTCGCAATGACACGTTCGCGCTTGGGATCTGCAATGGCTGTCAGATGATGAGCAGTCTCGCGTCGATGATTCCTGGCGCGGATGCGTGGCCGAAGTTCACGCGCAACAAGTCGGAGAAATTCGAAGCGCGCTTCTCGCTGGTCGAAGTGCAGTCGTCGCCGTCGATTTTCTTTGCCGGCATGGAAGGCTCGCGGATTCCTGTTGCCGTTGCGCACGGCGAGGGTTTTGCGGACTTCTCGCAGCAGGGGGATATGGGGCGTGTGGCTGTTGCGATGAAGTATGTCGATCATCGTGGGCAGTCGACTGAACAGTATCCGTTCAATCCGAATGGGTCGCCGGCTGGGATTACTTCTGTCACTACGCCTGATGGGCGGTTTACTGTGGTGATGCCGCACACCGAGCGGGTGCATCGCAATGTGCAGATGAGCTGGCATCCGGATGCATGGAAGCAAAGTGCTACGGATGGCAGCCCGTGGATGCGGGTGTTTCAGAATGCACGGAAGTGGCTTGGGTGA